TTCATATCAAGCCTCTCCAAGCCTTGGGAAGCAAGCGAGCAACCAGCCATCAGTCAGTCCAAGCAATACACAGACAACCCCAACGACTTCTAAACCGGCTGACTCTAAACCGAGTCCAAGCCTGAGCAATCTGATTGAAGAATTGCAGAAAGCCCCGTTGTCTTCTCGTCATGTGGAGTCTGATGGTTCTGTCTTTGATCCAAGTAAGATTACCAAGTGGACCGATCAAGGGATTGTCTACCCTCATGGGGATCATTTCCACTTTATCCCATACAGCTCCCTATCTCCTTTAGAGCGTGAGCTGGCGCGGCAATTCCAACTGCTTCGTGCTCAAGGAACTGATAGTTCAACAGAAGAAAGTCCAAGCTTGCCTTCAAATCCAAGCACAAGACCAGTTGAACATGAGCATGATCATGAGCATGGCGACAGTCACGAGCACGAAGAGGAGCACGATCATGGTTTCCACGCAGACAAGGTCATCAGCAAGGACGAGGAAGGATATATGGTCGCTCATGGCAACCATGCCCATTATTTCTATAAAAAGGACCTATCTCCTCAAGAGATTGCAGCAGCAGAGGCAACTCTAGCTGGTAAGAAAGAAGAGGACAAGGGTCAGCCCCTGACAGATGATGTTGCGACCTATTCTCGCGATGCCTCAGATGAGGAAAAGATCCAGTACATCAGTAAGACCTATGGTGTCCCTCGCGAGGCCATTAAGATTTCCAATGGTTTCTTTGTCTTTAACAATCCAGACCAAGAATACGATCCGACCCACATCCATCCTTATGCCGTTCGGAAGGAACATGTCCGCATCCCACTTGAAACTGGCAATCCTGAACTAGACTTTATCAATGAACTCTATGCAACAGCGCTTCGTTCAGGGATTTCTCCTTATAGCCTCCAGATTGAAAATGGTCAGTTTGTCATTCCGCATGGCGATCACAACCACTACATCAAGGTGCGTTCAGCAGGACTAGCAGACTACTTAGCCCACCGTCTTCCAACCATTCAATCTCCTTATAAAAAAGGAGACTTGGACAAAAAAGCAGTAGAGGACAAGGTCAACCAGCTCTTAGCAGAAAGTCGCAGCCTCTATGCTTCTGATCCATTGCAGCAAAGACGGATTGAGCTGATCTTGGGCCACTTCTTGGAAAATGTCAAGAGTTTCCCAAGCAACTCGACGGAAGGCTACCTAGCCAGTCTCAAACAGGTTGATGAGCAGTACATTCATGCGACCCAAGCGGTCAAACCAAAAGAAGAGACAGCCTTGGATCGTCGTTACCAAGAATTGTTGGAACAAGTGCGCTTGCTAGATACAGAGGCCTTCCAATTGAAGAAGGAAGAGTTGGTCTCTCAACTGCAGGAAGCCTATGCTGCCAAGGACAGCAAGCGTCTAGAGCAGGAAGGAAAGCTATTAGAAGCTGTTCAAGAGATGCAAGATCGGACGGGTGTGACATCGGTCGATTACCTCAAGTATTTCTACCAAAGCTTGAGCGATGCGCGCTTGACACCAGAACTCCGCACTAAGGCAGCAGATCTAGCCTTGAAGCTCTACCGAGCTCAAGCCTTTGAAGAAGCTTGGGATTCCAAGTCTCACTTTATGGAGCTCTACCAAACCAAGCAAGCTATTGACCAGCTCTTCTCCCAAGAAAAAGGCCAAACCTATCCTATTGAAAAAACAGTTTTGGATCAAAAAGGAAGTCAAGCCCCATCTTACAACGTAGAGGTTTATGATTTCCTCAAAGGCTTGTATGGAGAGTTGGATAAGGCAACAGAAGCCCGTCAACAGAACAAGATTTTGACAGCCCTCTTAGAGCAAATCCAGTCGCTCTTGCCACAAGTCGAAGATCAAGGCAAACGAACTGCCTTTGAAACAAGCTTGGCTCAACTTGGAAAAGAATCTGATCCAGACAAGGCTATTACAAGTGGGGAAGCACTTCTACGCGAAATCAGTGATACCATTGAAAAGCAAAAACAAAAGCAAACGGAAGAGCCTCAAATTGGGGATGTCGCTCTTTATCAACAGCTCTATAACCAATTGATGGCCCTACACCAACAATTGCAGGACAAGGGAGCTAGTGATGCTGTATTTGATCGCTTAGAAGCTCTCTTTGACCAATTGTCTAATCCAAAGAGTGATAAAGCAGCCTTACTACAGGCCATCCAAGCCTTCCAGGCAGAATTGGCAGCTGCGCCATCTGCAAACGAAGCGGGCAAAGCAGCTACCACAGCTGAAACGCCTGTCCCTACAGAAACTCCGGTGGAAAAAGAAGCAGCAGCTTCAGAAGGAAGCAAGCCTGCCACAACTGAGATAGAAACAGAGCCTGCAAGCGCAGCTGTAACAGAAGCAAGCACGCCAGATACTCCATCTCCTCAGAACCAATAGAAAATAGAAAAGAGAGTGGGACAGAAATCGGTAATTCGTTAGAATTCGATTTCGTCGTCCCACCTCCGCACAGTTGAGTAGGGCTGTAAAAGCTGATGAAATCAGCGTAGTAGAGCCCACTCAACCACTGCGTCTTGCTTGACAATCCAAAAATAATTGAGAGGCTAGGACTTTTGTCCCAGCCTCTTTTTGCGTTTTAGTGAATAGAAGAAGTTGTCTCTTTTTTCAGTTGTTGAGTCTCATTCCTTGTGCTCGAGGAGCAGTGGCGAGGAAGACTCGACTGCTTTTTTCCGCTTGAAAAATGCGGCCATTTGAACCAGGATGCGGGGGACCGTCTGCCATTTTTTCCAAGCTTGTACTCGGGTATCGATGAGTTGTTTAGCAAGACGTTCCAGCATTTCTCGCTCGGTTGGATCCAAATCCTGGGCATTTTGAAGGATTTCCTTGGCCTTGGCTAGCTGTTTGAGATCGGTAAGGTCATTGATGGAAGTGATGCCGGCATCCAGAAAAATGCCAAAAAAGGTATCAAAGAACTTCTTGCGCTCGTCTGCCGATGTTTCGCGAACCCATTGTTTTAAGGTGAGATCCGTCTGCTGGCTATCGGGACTGGTTTCAGAAACGGTCACAAAGCTGTAGTCCTTGATTTCCCAAGTAAAAGCGTCATGCTGGACAAAGCCACCAAAAGCTCGGCTTTTGACAATCGTAGCAGGCTCAGGGACTTCTAGCATCATGCCGACGATGGATCCTTGGGGGACAAAGCGAAGAATATTTGGGGACGTCCGCTGGTAGCCTTCGGTCTCGATAATGGCCCTGTTGAGGCCAGGAGCATCGTAGCTGTATATGGCATCGACTCGTTCAAATAAGGAATCCGGCAGGTAAGTGCAGGCATAGGTTGCGAGATTGCCCCCTTTGGAGTGACCGGCTACTAAGAAGCGCCCTTTAGGAAATTCCTTCATGACGTTTTGTAGATAGCTGGCTGCGCGCCTCTGAGCTGGGACATGGTCCATATAGGTCATGTGGAAGTCTTCCTTCCAGCCGATCAAGGTGTCATCCGTCCCTCTGAAGACAACTAAATAAACATCCATGGTAAGACGATAGGTCATAGCCGCAAACTGCTTCTGAACATCGGGGTCATATTCGTTGACATAGTTAAGGAGTTTGATGTTTTTAAAACGCTTTGAACTAGCTAAGTCATCGACTAATTGCAGGTGTTGGTCTGTCACGATGAAATCGGTGGTTCGATCGACTAGCTCTGCTGCATCAGATAAGCGGACTTCAATATTGGTCGTATCTCCTTGGGGTACGATCCGATCAAAAGGAAGATAGGTCAGCTCTGTCAGTGACAGGACATCCAGTTCCTTGAAAGGACGGTCGTATATGGAATCGTAGGTCACTTCTTTTAGGTAATCAAAAATCGTCGACATCTGTGCCTCCCGTGTCTTATTTCTTTCAGTATAGCACAAAAATGGATGGAGAAAAAGCGCCCTCCATCAAGACAGTAGGAATGAGATCTTCTTTCCCTCTGAAACAGTCTTTTTCTCTGCTTCTTAATCTGTTATAATAGGAAGAAGAAAAAAGAAGGAAAGAAAGCCATGCATAAAATTCTCTTAGTCGAAGATGATAACATTATCCGCCAACAGGTCAAACAATTATTGGAACAATGGGGCTATGAAGTGGTCGCAGTAGAGGATTTTATGGATGTCCTTGGGATCTTTGTCGAAACCGACCCCCACTTGATCCTCATGGATATTGGCCTTCCACTCTACAATGGTTACCACTGGTGCCAGGAGATTCGCAAGGTTTCAAAGGTTCCGATCATGTTTCTTTCTTCACGGGATCAAGCCATGGATATTGTCATGGCCATCAATATGGGTGGAGACGACTTCGTCACCAAGCCTTTTGATCAAAATGTGCTCCTTGCCAAGGTCCAAGGGCTCTTGCGCCGCTCTTACGAATTTGGCACGGATCAAAATCTGCTGGAGCACCGGGGTGCTATCCTTAATCTCAAGTCTACGGACTTGATGTATGAAGGGGAAGTCATCAAGCTGACCAAGAATGAATTTCAGATCCTGCGCGTCCTGTTTGAGCATGCAGGCAGTATCGTAGCACGCGATGACATGATGAAGGAGCTCTGGAATAGCGACTTCTTTATTGATGACAATACCTTGTCTGTCAATGTAGCCCGCCTTCGTAAGAAACTAGAAGAGGCTGGCTTGTCAAACTTCATCGAAACCAAGAAAGGCATCGGTTACGGGTTGACCCATGAATAAATTTGGAACGATCTTCTGGCAGTATGTGGTATCCCGCAGGCGCCTACTCTATCTATTGGTCATCTTTTTGATCATTGATTTGGTCTTTGCCTATCTCTTTCCAGAGACGGGGACGGTTTTCCTCTATGCGACCCTAGTGCTAAGCTTTTTTGCCTTCTGTGTCTTGATCTGGGATTTCGCCATGACCTTTCGGGACTACCGCAAAGCCGCACTATATGAGGAAGTTGAGGTTGCCTCACCACTGGAACACCTCCTTTATGAAAAATACACGGAAGAACAGCAGGCGCGCTTGGAGGAAGGGAAGACAGCCCAGGCCAAGTTCAATGACCTGATGGATTACTATACCCTCTGGGTTCACCAGATTAAGACGCCCATTGCGGCTAGTCAGCTCTTGGTGCAAGATGTCGAGACGCCCATTGTCAAGCAGCAGATGGAACAGGAGCTCTTTAAGATTGACTCCTATGCCAATCTGGTTTTGCAGTACCTGCGACTGGAGAGTTTTCATGATGATCTGGTCTTAAAGCGCGTGTCGCTAGAGGATTTGGTCAAAGAAGTGGTCCGCAAATACGCCCTCTTTTTTATCCAAAAGAACTTGACAGTGAACCTACATGATTTGGATGTCGCCGTCATTACCGATCGCAAGTGGCTTTTGGTCATCATCGAGCAACTCTTGTCCAATAGCCTCAAGTATACCAGTACAGGTGGAATTGAGATCTATTTCAAAGACCAGACCCTCTATATAAAAGACAGCGGGATTGGAATCAAAAATAGCGATGTCCTCCGCGTGTTTGAGCGGGGCTTCTCCGGTTACAATGGCCACATGACCCAGCAATCCTCAGGTCTGGGGCTCTATCTGTCTAAGAAAATTGCAGAGCAATTGGGCCACAAGATTAGCCTCCACTCAGAGGTTGGCCAAGGCACAACCGTTGCTATTGGCTTTGAAGAGAAGAAGTTGGTCATGGATTAGTTTTTTTTCCATCTTACAAAAATGTAAGAAATAAACGCTAAAATGAAAGGTTAGGTTATGGTAGCCGCCTTTTATTTTTTATACAATAGTCTCATCAAATGAAGGAGGTCAAGAAAATGAAACTCTTGAAATGGATGAAAGAACTCAAAAAAACTAATAAACCGTATGACCAAACCGATTTAGAAAAGGCGGAATTTGGTCGCCAAGTCCTGCACCAAACCCAAGAATTTTTCTTGATCCACTAGTAAAAGGAGAAAAGTATGTCATTGTTAGACGTTCAACACATCAAAAAGATCTACAAAACCCGCTTTCAAGGGACGCAAGTCGAAGCCTTAAAGGATATTCACTTCACCGTGGAAAAAGGAGAATACGTCGCCATCATGGGGGAATCAGGATCCGGGAAATCGACCCTCCTCAATATCCTAGCCATGCTGGACCAGCCGACGGAAGGACGGGTCTACCTCAACGGCACCGATACTTCAACCATCAAGAACAAGGATGCATCCAGCTTCCGCCGGGAAAAACTAGGCTTTGTCTTTCAAGACTTTAACCTGCTCGACACCTTGTCCGTCAAGGACAATATCCTCTTACCTTTGGTCCTCTCTCGCAAACCGGTCAAGGAAATGATGAGCAAGGTGGATAGCGTGAGCCGGGAATTGGGCATTCACCAGCTCTTAGAAAAATACCCTTACGAAATCTCTGGTGGGCAAAAACAACGGGTGGCTGTAGCACGGGCCATCATCACCTCACCTGAAATCCTTCTTGCTGATGAGCCAACAGGGGCGCTAGATTCCAAGTCTTCGGCGGCTCTTCTAGATGTCTTTGAAGATATCAATACTATGGGCCAAACCATCCTCATGGTGACCCACTCAACCGCAGCGGCAGCTCGGGCCAAGCGCGTGCTCTTTATCAAGGACGGGATCCTTTACAACCAGATCTTCCGTGGGGAAAAAACAGAGCGTCAGATGTTCCAAGAAATCTCAGATACTCTGACGGTTATGGCAAGTGAGGTGGAGTAGATGTTTCGATTAACCACTAAATTAGCTTGCTCCAATCTCATCAAGAACCGCAAGCTCTATTATCCCTTTGCGATTGCAGTCATTCTCGCAGTGACCATCGCCTACCTCTTTGACTCCCTGACCTTTAATCCCCACATTTCTCAGCTTCGAGGAGGATCTTCTATAGTGTTCACTCTCAGCTTGGGATTCTTCGTGGTCAATGCTGCTGGAGCCATCATTGTGCTCTATGCCAATAGCTTTGTCATGAAAAATCGCTCCAAGGAGCTGGGAATCTATAGCATGCTAGGCCTTGAAAAACGCCATCTCATCAGCATGATTTTCAAAGAACTCTTGATTTTTGGCTTTCTAACCATCTCAGCCGGTGTCTTGATCGGAGCTCTCTTTGACAAGCTGATCTTTGCCTTTCTCTTGAAACTCATGAAGATGAAGGTCCAGCTGGTATCCACCTTCCAACCTGGGATTGTGGTTTTGGTCTTTGTCACCTTTGGCCTCATCTTTGCCCTTTTGGTCCTTCTCAACGTTTGGCGGATTCTTCGTTTGAATGCTCTGCAGTTAACGCGTGAGAAGACTAGTGGTGAAAAGAAAGCCCGCTTCTTGTGGCCCCAAACCATCTTGGGTATAGCCTCTCTTGGTTTTGGCTACTACCTGGCTTTGTCTGTCAAAGACCCCATCATTGCGGTTGTAACCTTCTTTCTAGCGGTTATTTTGGTCATGATCGGGACCTACCTGCTCTTTAATGCAGGGATCACCGTCTTCTTGAACCTGCTTAAGAAAAAGAAGAGCTACTATTACCAGCCCAACAATATGATTTCGGTCTCTAACCTCATCTATCGCATGAAGAAGAATGCAGTGGGGCTTGCGACTATTGCCATCCTCTCGACCATGGTATTGGTGACCATCTCTGCAGCCACCAACATCTATATCGGTGGTGAAACGATCAAGAAAATCATGGCGCCTCATGATTTCTCTGTCCAAGGAAAAGGGGTCGATCTGGAGCAGATCAATCAGAAATTTGATGAATTTGCCTCTGAGCATCATCTCGAGATCAAGAATCGTGACCTGATGACCTATGCCAACTTTGGGGTTAAATCACAAAAGGGCACAGACTTCACCGTCTATCCAGCTGATGAACGCAGCGTCACTCCTAAAACCGTCTTTATGGTTTTTGATGTAGCTAGTTATGAACATATGACAGGCGAACACGTCGATCTGACTGGCAACCAAGTCATCCTCTTTGCCCATAACGAGGCTCTTAAGGGGCAAAAGCAGTTCACTATCAATGGGCAAGACTTCCAAGTCAAGGAAGAAGTGACCAAGGATTTTATCACCGATCACGTGCCAAATCAGTTTAATATGCTGACGGAGGATTTCAACTACCTGATCGTGCCTGACCTCTCAGCCTTTGTCGCTCAGTTTCCAAATCTGGCCATCAATACCAATATCTACGGTGGCTTCAATGTCAATGTCGATGAAGACCAGCAACTCAAGCTAGCAGCCAGCTATGACAAGATGATCGATGAATTGAGCAGCCAACAGGGCCAAGGAACATTTATCTATGGAGGTAACCGAGCCAATGATGTGGCAGAGTTGAATAGCCTCTTTGGTGGCATCTTCTTTATCGGAATTTTCTTGTCACTGATCTTTATGGTCGGAACGGTCATCGTCATCTACTACAAGCAAATCTCAGAAGGCTATGAAGACCGTGACCGCTTCGTCATCCTCCAACAGGTGGGGCTCGATGAACACGAGGTCAAACGGACCATCAACCGTCAAGTGCGGACTGTCTTTTTCCTCCCTCTCATCTTTGCCTTTATCCATCTGGCCTTTGCCTACCATATGATCCGCCTCATTCTCAAAGTCCTCGGTGTCATCAATAGTGGCCAAGTCCTCGTCGTGACCCTCAGCGTCTGCGCAGTCTTTCTCATCACCTACCTGATCGTCTTTTGGATCACCTCTCGGAGCTATCGTAAGATTGTGCAGATATAAGAAAAAGAAGCTTGAATCAAATTAGAAACTTTCCTTAGGTGAGTACGGACGTCATGGAACTTCTATGAAGTTCCATGACTAATTATTGAGCCTAAGGTCTCAATAATTCCGAGTGCCTGAAACATAATTGTTTCAGGCACTTTTCTCACAGCGGAAAGTTTCAATATACTCTAATAATAATCAGATATTATTTGGATATTTTTGCACAATAATCCAGCATAGGTTATTCAAAGAAAAGAATTGTCAATTTTTTTAGCTTACTCATAGCGGGCTTTTTTGTACGAAAACCGACTGCGATTGTTTTTGTTTTTCAAAGGGATACACAAAAAAGACTGAACCCGTAGAGTTCAGTCTTTGTTCACTTTCTATTAAAGTGATGTAAGGAAAGTCAATCCCCCTAGGATGACACCTGCCGAATTCGGAATGATCAAAATCCAGTCTTTTTTAGGTTCCTTTGTCCAACCATAAATGACCCAGATCAAGCAAGAAATAGCAGCTGACAAGGGTTGGAAAGGTTGGGCCTTATTTCCCTGTAAATTAGCAATAATTTGTGGGATGTAGGCAATGAAAACGATAATCCCAATAAAGGCACCGATCGAGCCAACGATTTGGTTGATTTTTTGTTTGTTCATAAAATTTTACCTCTGTGTATCAAAATAGCATAAGTAGGAAGAAAATGCAATTAATTTGCATGCTATGCAAGATGAAAATGATTACATTCGCACAAAATTAGACAATGTGTCAAAAAAATGGCAACTAGAGAGAAGACTCTCTCGAAAAGAAATCCATCTTCCTGCAAAATCACAAGATTGTGACACTTTACAGTTCGGTAACATTTGAAAAAAAGACTTGAATTTGTAAAGGACAAAAGGTAGAATAGTGCATACTTTAAAAAAAGAAAAGGAAATGGTAGTTTCAAAATGAATGAAAAACAAATGAAAATTCTTGGTTGGGTTGCGACCTTTATGTCTGTTATGATGTATGTGTCTTACTTCCCACAAATCATGGATAACCTCGCAGGTCACAAAGGGAACTTTGTTCAACCCCTTGTCGCAGCCATCAACTGTAGCCTTTGGGTTTACTACGGACTCTTCAAAAAAGAACGCGATATTCCACTTGCTGCAGCCAATGCACCAGGGATCATCTTTGGTTTGATCACAGCCATCACAGCCTTGTAATCAACGTAAGAGAGAGTGGGACAGAAATCGAATTCTAACGAATTACTGATTTCTGTCCCACTCTTTTTTTGATGGAATGAATCCTTTCCATGGTATAATGAGAGGACTATTCATAGAGAAGATCAAAAGGAGACAAGAGTGGATCAAAAACATCACTGTCAAGTCCTATGGGCGAAAAATAAATACCTGGTGCTGAGTCGTTCCAGTAATATCTACAAGGAAATCCGAGAATACCTCAAGCAAGACCAGGTGGAGGTCAGCCACGTCGAGGACCTGATCCAGCAAGCGCTGGCCTTACCGGAAAATCGTGGCCAGGTCTCCAATGCCTTCCAGCATATCTGGGGCTATTTTAAAAAGCAGGCCACTGCAGAGGAAAAGGCGGACTTCATGTTGCTACTTGAGAAGTACCAGCATGGGCAAGCGAGCCAAGAGGATCTGATCAAGGGGATCCAGACGCTCCTTGAGCGCTACCCGAATCGCTACTTGCAAGATTCGACGCTACTAGGAGGGCAATAGATGAGACTGTGGCACCAAGACTTGATTCCCAAACTCCCTCGTCCCCAGCTCCTGGGCCAACACCGGGAATGCTGCGCCCTAAGGGGCAATGGCTGGGGCAAGAAGCACGCGACGGTCAACTATGTCTTTGACTACTCGCCCTATCGCCTCTATGCCTATCACCGCCTGATCATGAAGGAGATGACGGCTCGTGGCTACAAGGTCAGCCCAGAGTGGTGGGAGCCGACCTACCGAGGCAAGACCTGCCCAGCCTATCCAGAGCTGGAAGAGGAAGCCTTGAACACCCCCATCTATCCCGAGCACAGGGATACTTACCTTCAAGAATGCCTGGACAATCTAGCAGAAAAAGGGATCCATTTAGACTAAGAAAAAACGAACCAGACCAGGTTCGTTTTTTTGCGCCAAATCCCAACAAAATGCTTTGAAAGCGTTAATTTCTTTCCCAAACATGCTATAATA
Above is a window of Streptococcus sp. LPB0220 DNA encoding:
- a CDS encoding pneumococcal-type histidine triad protein, whose translation is MKKKGTIGIVATLGLGLCAYALSQQPQVKEEKKNQIQYLQADKKSSATASSKKEDSIEAVNAKEKTQAEQIVIKITDEGFVTSHGDHFHYYSGKVPFDAIFSEELILRDPTYQLKEADIVSKVKDGYIIKRAGKYYLYLKDAQHTVNVRSIEEIAQQQKGGTKEEGETGSVQASSSHKAGKTRDFRQPSQALKEGKTLEMLTAKNHTGGGYRTDDGYVFSPGDVISDTGDGFIVPHGGHFHYIPKSALSAGELAAALSVLGGQAGHQAGNSRLAEASTEQGQGTSYQASPSLGKQASNQPSVSPSNTQTTPTTSKPADSKPSPSLSNLIEELQKAPLSSRHVESDGSVFDPSKITKWTDQGIVYPHGDHFHFIPYSSLSPLERELARQFQLLRAQGTDSSTEESPSLPSNPSTRPVEHEHDHEHGDSHEHEEEHDHGFHADKVISKDEEGYMVAHGNHAHYFYKKDLSPQEIAAAEATLAGKKEEDKGQPLTDDVATYSRDASDEEKIQYISKTYGVPREAIKISNGFFVFNNPDQEYDPTHIHPYAVRKEHVRIPLETGNPELDFINELYATALRSGISPYSLQIENGQFVIPHGDHNHYIKVRSAGLADYLAHRLPTIQSPYKKGDLDKKAVEDKVNQLLAESRSLYASDPLQQRRIELILGHFLENVKSFPSNSTEGYLASLKQVDEQYIHATQAVKPKEETALDRRYQELLEQVRLLDTEAFQLKKEELVSQLQEAYAAKDSKRLEQEGKLLEAVQEMQDRTGVTSVDYLKYFYQSLSDARLTPELRTKAADLALKLYRAQAFEEAWDSKSHFMELYQTKQAIDQLFSQEKGQTYPIEKTVLDQKGSQAPSYNVEVYDFLKGLYGELDKATEARQQNKILTALLEQIQSLLPQVEDQGKRTAFETSLAQLGKESDPDKAITSGEALLREISDTIEKQKQKQTEEPQIGDVALYQQLYNQLMALHQQLQDKGASDAVFDRLEALFDQLSNPKSDKAALLQAIQAFQAELAAAPSANEAGKAATTAETPVPTETPVEKEAAASEGSKPATTEIETEPASAAVTEASTPDTPSPQNQ
- a CDS encoding DUF2974 domain-containing protein, yielding MSTIFDYLKEVTYDSIYDRPFKELDVLSLTELTYLPFDRIVPQGDTTNIEVRLSDAAELVDRTTDFIVTDQHLQLVDDLASSKRFKNIKLLNYVNEYDPDVQKQFAAMTYRLTMDVYLVVFRGTDDTLIGWKEDFHMTYMDHVPAQRRAASYLQNVMKEFPKGRFLVAGHSKGGNLATYACTYLPDSLFERVDAIYSYDAPGLNRAIIETEGYQRTSPNILRFVPQGSIVGMMLEVPEPATIVKSRAFGGFVQHDAFTWEIKDYSFVTVSETSPDSQQTDLTLKQWVRETSADERKKFFDTFFGIFLDAGITSINDLTDLKQLAKAKEILQNAQDLDPTEREMLERLAKQLIDTRVQAWKKWQTVPRILVQMAAFFKRKKAVESSSPLLLEHKE
- a CDS encoding response regulator transcription factor, producing MHKILLVEDDNIIRQQVKQLLEQWGYEVVAVEDFMDVLGIFVETDPHLILMDIGLPLYNGYHWCQEIRKVSKVPIMFLSSRDQAMDIVMAINMGGDDFVTKPFDQNVLLAKVQGLLRRSYEFGTDQNLLEHRGAILNLKSTDLMYEGEVIKLTKNEFQILRVLFEHAGSIVARDDMMKELWNSDFFIDDNTLSVNVARLRKKLEEAGLSNFIETKKGIGYGLTHE
- a CDS encoding sensor histidine kinase, which produces MNKFGTIFWQYVVSRRRLLYLLVIFLIIDLVFAYLFPETGTVFLYATLVLSFFAFCVLIWDFAMTFRDYRKAALYEEVEVASPLEHLLYEKYTEEQQARLEEGKTAQAKFNDLMDYYTLWVHQIKTPIAASQLLVQDVETPIVKQQMEQELFKIDSYANLVLQYLRLESFHDDLVLKRVSLEDLVKEVVRKYALFFIQKNLTVNLHDLDVAVITDRKWLLVIIEQLLSNSLKYTSTGGIEIYFKDQTLYIKDSGIGIKNSDVLRVFERGFSGYNGHMTQQSSGLGLYLSKKIAEQLGHKISLHSEVGQGTTVAIGFEEKKLVMD
- a CDS encoding ABC transporter ATP-binding protein — translated: MSLLDVQHIKKIYKTRFQGTQVEALKDIHFTVEKGEYVAIMGESGSGKSTLLNILAMLDQPTEGRVYLNGTDTSTIKNKDASSFRREKLGFVFQDFNLLDTLSVKDNILLPLVLSRKPVKEMMSKVDSVSRELGIHQLLEKYPYEISGGQKQRVAVARAIITSPEILLADEPTGALDSKSSAALLDVFEDINTMGQTILMVTHSTAAAARAKRVLFIKDGILYNQIFRGEKTERQMFQEISDTLTVMASEVE
- a CDS encoding FtsX-like permease family protein, which encodes MFRLTTKLACSNLIKNRKLYYPFAIAVILAVTIAYLFDSLTFNPHISQLRGGSSIVFTLSLGFFVVNAAGAIIVLYANSFVMKNRSKELGIYSMLGLEKRHLISMIFKELLIFGFLTISAGVLIGALFDKLIFAFLLKLMKMKVQLVSTFQPGIVVLVFVTFGLIFALLVLLNVWRILRLNALQLTREKTSGEKKARFLWPQTILGIASLGFGYYLALSVKDPIIAVVTFFLAVILVMIGTYLLFNAGITVFLNLLKKKKSYYYQPNNMISVSNLIYRMKKNAVGLATIAILSTMVLVTISAATNIYIGGETIKKIMAPHDFSVQGKGVDLEQINQKFDEFASEHHLEIKNRDLMTYANFGVKSQKGTDFTVYPADERSVTPKTVFMVFDVASYEHMTGEHVDLTGNQVILFAHNEALKGQKQFTINGQDFQVKEEVTKDFITDHVPNQFNMLTEDFNYLIVPDLSAFVAQFPNLAINTNIYGGFNVNVDEDQQLKLAASYDKMIDELSSQQGQGTFIYGGNRANDVAELNSLFGGIFFIGIFLSLIFMVGTVIVIYYKQISEGYEDRDRFVILQQVGLDEHEVKRTINRQVRTVFFLPLIFAFIHLAFAYHMIRLILKVLGVINSGQVLVVTLSVCAVFLITYLIVFWITSRSYRKIVQI
- a CDS encoding SemiSWEET family transporter, whose translation is MNKQKINQIVGSIGAFIGIIVFIAYIPQIIANLQGNKAQPFQPLSAAISCLIWVIYGWTKEPKKDWILIIPNSAGVILGGLTFLTSL
- a CDS encoding SemiSWEET family transporter produces the protein MNEKQMKILGWVATFMSVMMYVSYFPQIMDNLAGHKGNFVQPLVAAINCSLWVYYGLFKKERDIPLAAANAPGIIFGLITAITAL
- a CDS encoding YbgA family protein, producing the protein MDQKHHCQVLWAKNKYLVLSRSSNIYKEIREYLKQDQVEVSHVEDLIQQALALPENRGQVSNAFQHIWGYFKKQATAEEKADFMLLLEKYQHGQASQEDLIKGIQTLLERYPNRYLQDSTLLGGQ
- a CDS encoding TIGR02328 family protein — its product is MRLWHQDLIPKLPRPQLLGQHRECCALRGNGWGKKHATVNYVFDYSPYRLYAYHRLIMKEMTARGYKVSPEWWEPTYRGKTCPAYPELEEEALNTPIYPEHRDTYLQECLDNLAEKGIHLD